The Anomaloglossus baeobatrachus isolate aAnoBae1 chromosome 4, aAnoBae1.hap1, whole genome shotgun sequence genome contains the following window.
aggaagttgcctaataattaagcacaccttatataggatgttgatgtcattacaccacacacctcatcattacagagatgcacaacacctgatttacttaattggtagttggctctcaagcctatacagcttggagtagaacaacatgtataaaaattatcatgtgatcaaaaaactcatttgcctaataattctgcacacggtgtagactgGATAATTATTCTTACTAAGTCATAACGTGTGTGAAAATTACAGACACAGGTAAATTATAAGTAAGTTTACATTATTCATTTTGTACTTTATTCATATAAAGTAGATCCTAATAGCAAATGATTTGCTCTAAAGTTGACAACGAAAGACAAATAATTCTAGAAATCATAAAGTACATATTACAAACTTGTATACAACAAGCAGAATGTTGAAACATCTTACCTGTTCTGCGCTTGGAGAGGTTTCTTTGAGACATTCAGTCCCTTGTTCTGTATTATCAGCATCAATCAGGTTTTCCACAGGAAAATTTCCACTTGGATTCATGTAAGTAAAGTCACCATCAGCGGGATCTAGtgccacacacatattatatgagtATGGTAAAGGTAGTGATCCATCACTGTACATGGAGAATGTCCTGGGATCAATTGGAGGATACAGATTTGTAGTGAGAGAAGAGAAGGCTGGTAATGGTTTTGGCTGCTTACATTTGGATATAATTGCCACCATCACAGTTATTATAAAGAGCAAGGAAATAAGTGCAAGTCCAATCACTAAGTAAAATTGTAAGTTGCTTTGAGTTTCTTCCTGTCTCAAATTGTTACTGAGCTTAGGAACAAGCTGCTGAAAGTCATCTACAATAATAAGACTTAAGGTGGCTGTAGCTGAGAGAGTGAGATGTCCATTGTCCTTCACCATCACTACAACCTTGTAATTCAATAAGTCCTTTTCATGAAATATACGTGATGTTCTGATCTCCCCTGTGCGCTCACTTATCACAAAATTATTTTGGTCTGACACTTGTAGAAAGTGATAAGATAGCCAGGAATTATGTCCTGAGTCTGCATCCACTGCCACTACTTTAGTTACTAAAGAACCAGGCTCAGAAACAAAAGGCACCATCTCAAACACAACTGATCCACCAGTATCTGATGATGGGTATAAGATCTTTGGTGTATTATCATTCTGGTCCACTATATGGATAAATAATGTAACATGGCTGCTCAGAGAAGGGGATCCATTGTCTGAGGCTGTGACTTCTATTATAAACTCCTTGTTCTGCTCATAATCAAATGATCTTTGAGCATAAAGAACTCCGGTCTCTATATTGATGGAGAGATAAGACGTCATTGATGGAGTTTCTGTATTGGTGTTAGAAATTGAGTAAATTATTTTAGCATTGTCTCCAGTGTCAGGATCTGAGGCTTGTATTCTGAATATTGAAGCTCCCGGTAAATTGTTCTCTGGCACATAAGCCACATAAAAAGATTTAGAAAATATTGGTGGATTGTCATTGACATCTGATACATCCAATGTGAGAACTCGTGTGCTGGAAAGAGGTGGAGATCCCCTATCTGTAGCAATAATGGTGATATTATAAGAAGATGTTTTCTCTCTGTCTATAGAAGCACTTAACACAAGTCTATAGTAAGTGTTTGATGATAATAAACTAAAGGGAACATCTTCAATAATTTGGCAGTCAACGTCGGCATTATTTCCAGAATCTTGGTCTTGGACTTCAATCAGAGCAATCATTGTTCCGGGTGTTGAGTCCTCAGAAATCGGAGAAGATAATGAGGTGATGGATATCTCAGGAGCATTATCATTTACATCTATGACCTCCACCAGAACTGTACAATGAGCTAGAAGGCCTCCTCCATCCTTGGCTTGTACAGACAATTCATAACTCTTTGTTGCTTCAACATTTAAGTTTCCATTGACTTTGATTTCCCCACTAGTTGGATTAATGCTGAATATTCCTGTATGATGGATGTTTCCAGATGTTTTAATAAAATAATATGTTATCTGTGCATTAACTCCTTCATCATTGTCTGTAGCATTCAATATGATCACTGTAGAATTAACTGGGATGTTTTCCTTTAAGTTGACTTTATACATATCCTGAGTAAATATAGGGGCATTGTCATTGGCATCTAAAACAATAACATTTAATAATGTTGTACCAGATCTGATAGGATTTCCTCCATCCAAGGCTGTTAGTATTAGTCTATGAATGTCTTGTTTCTCTCGATCTAATGGTTTCTGTAGTACAAGCTCTGGATATTTACTACCATCTGTTCTCATATTTTCAGTGAGTGCAAAATACTGATTATCACTGAGCTTGTATGTCTGCACTGAATTACTACCAATATCTGGATCTTCTGCCCTTTGCAAACCAAATCTTGCTCCTGGTGATGTCAATTCAATTATTTCCAGAGTAATTGTGTTATGATAAAACTGTGGAGAATTATCATTTATATCCTGAATTTCAACCTTTATGTTAAAATTATTAAAAGGATTTTCAACCACAGCATCAAAGGTTAAGAAACATGAAGCCTCTGTACCACACAATGTCTCTCTGTCTATCCTGTCCTTTATATACAGGTTTCCATTATTAAAATCTAGATAGAAATATTTCTCTGAAGCTTTGGATACAATCCTCAGTTTTCTAGATGAGAGCTGCTTAATATCTAATTCAAGGTCATCTGCAATATTTGCAATAACAGAGTCTTTCCTCATTTCTTCTACAATGGAATAATGAATCTGACCGGAGACTGAGTAACAAAGATAATAAAATAAGACATATATTACTTGCCATCTGATTCCTGTGCAGCCCTGTGTAAGAGATTCCATCTTGTCCATCCACAGTGATGATTTTTCATAAAATATCCAGTAAGATTTAATCATCCAATGCAAATGGTACACAAAAACTAGTAAATAATGTCTGTGTTTGTCTTTTCTAATTGTATCCTTAGCTCTGTGTCCAGGAGAATCCGATAAATGTCTGTAGTTCTTTCTGAAAATCTGCAATGTGTCTGACAAAGGAAAATTCCAGTGGTTTCCTAGTTTTGCAGATTTCTCCTTTATGGTTAAACAGCGGCGCTCAGAGGTGAAAATACAAAATTACAATGTTCTTCAATTAATTTTTGATGTGTAAAATTgaagttttaaaaattattttaatgcCCTTTACATTCTAAAAACATATTTTCTAAGTTTCTAAATTTGATCATTTAATTGCTCTTATGTTTAGATTTTATAAAACCAGGAAAAAAAACAGCCATTACACATACCCAGTAAGTTTTATCTATAAAAGTAGTTAAACATTTTTTAACCTTGCAGGTGTAAAAAGAAGATAATTATATTATACAAAGTCATAAACTAAAAACTACAGTTGATAAAAGACATGTGGTCATCACGATGAACCAGGAAATAAAAGTGGACACAGATTTACAACAATCCTGTAAGAAACAGAGCTCTCACACTATATCTAAAAGTGATTTTGAATAATAAAAGTTTAGATTTATCTTTTGAAGTAGGTAACAAGTAAACATTTAATATTAGGCAGTTTTAGGAAATGAAGTTAAGATTATGTATATCCTAAAAAAGGTACAATTGGTAAGGAACAATGAAAAATGAATGCCTCAAAGTTCTACActatatttttttctctttaattTGTAAATTTATGAACGTTTTTGAAAATGTCTATTTTTACATGTAGGATGTATCAGATGTTTAGACATGACTTAAAGTTATAATATATCACTGATGGACATAATGTTGGTATAAAGATATCTCTCTTTAGTTATATCAATATAATATTTACAACTATTCAAACAGATTATTTATCACACAGACATGACCAGACTGGGAGAGTGAGTGGAAGGGGGGTCTCTGCTGCTTACACTCAAGCTATTGAGAtacccctggctgaccctgaacccaGAGTTATTCTTGAACGTAGCAATATCTGAGCTCCCAActtctccctatctcctgtcctggcccATATGGTAATGTTTCCTCCTTGCCCACCACCCAAGGGGACAGACTGGGACAGAAATTCCCCCAAAAAACTCCTACATAAACAACAGATAAGCTGGTAATAATAACAACTCACCAACCACAGGGAAAACACACAGGGATGTACAGGTGCCGGGAAGGGAAAAGGGAAAGTATAAACACTAGGGAAACACTTCCACACAACAAAGCACAGACCACAGCAGCAGCAAGAAACACGTTTCTCCACGTCAGAGCCCAGGTCCAGAATGAATAACCGGCACCACCTGCTGGAAGCAGGGTTTTTTTTTATCCAGGCCGGTTATGGACATCAGCAGGAACAGCTGAGCGGCCTAGcagagtctgctgctgcaacaaAACTGAAAGTAACCCTTTGTGAAGCAAAataaatgaaacccatttaaagtGTGAGGCTTGAACCTCTCAAAAACTCTCAAGCAGAGAAGACCGTGACATTATTGTTTTGAGAAAATGAACTATATTTACTCCTATATTTTAATCCCAATTTTGCCTATCGCCATTTAACTTTCTAACTTTCCCTTCTCcttaaataaagatttttcttgtccTTCCCCTTTCTATCCCTACCATCTCTATAAATAAGTCTTAAGTATTGTAACAGATTAAGATTTTCTATACTTGAAAGATAGAAGTGATATAATACCACATGTACGTTTACATTTTTGTTGCATAAAATattgttttttgcattttttaaaagtaaataaaagacaaaaagtacTATCCATTAAACTCCTTATAGTTACATAATTCAGCTTGTTACTTCTTCAGATAACAACTCACAATACCACACCCCCCAAAATAGGAAATGTAACAATCAATGAAGCAATTGTTTATAGGAAAGAATCAACTGCTTTTACTCTAGTACAATATGAGCTTTCGTTAAATCATTTTTTCTTATTCTGTGCCAAAAGAAAATCAGGTCATTGTAGTCCTGTTACAAATAGTTCATATGAATGTGGTATATTTTACAGTACCCAGATTGTACAGCAGATTTTCTGTAATATAATATGCACACAGAATATATTCAGGGTCGATTGGTCAATGCTTTGCATTTACAATCCCCAGCAAGACAATTTATCCTGGAGATGTCATTGACATTGCGCATTTGACATATTTCAGTGGACCACACCATATAGTCCCTTTTTTACAAAGCTATCCGCAGCCGTAAATACCTCTACAAATATTGATGTGGTATTTCTGCTGTGTAAGCTTTACAGCAGACATGCTACAAAGGATATTCCCATAACAGATTTAATTATGCTGCAGTGCTGGATTAGGATCCTTATTCACATCCATTTTTCAAGGAGTTGTTTGCTTTTATCAATCTCCACTTGTTAAAAGACTCCCTTTCCAATATAAGACGACAAATATTGATGAGCATACCAGTGGAAGTTTGGGTTAACTGAAGTTGGCCACACCTTAGTTAAAAGCTTAGTTCGGGACTCGGAGTTAACCCAAGCTTGACCCCGGAATCCGAACCCTGTATAGGTATAGGGGTACCTgatcttctgtgctgtaaaatgactgtaaaatggttgtagtaagagcTAGGGTGCTGAAAAAGGGAGTAAAATGGGGCGATTGCCCTGCAAATGGGGATATGGAATAAATTTGTGATTGAGGTGGAATGAGGgattctttattcaaataaactatttttcctttCAGTGTCTTTTTAAACTCTATAATTAATAGGTTAGAAATGTGGGTGTATCACAGATGCCTATCTATTGCCATCAACGGGGCTTGATttcagctgtcaatttacagctgtcATCAATCCCAAAAGTATTATTCTGATTACTACTGGTCCACAGCAATCGGCAATAGCCAGGTAAAGCTcctgaattggcgcatctaatgaatgtgctaCTTCTGAGACACCTGCGGGCTGCTATTTCTAGACTGGGAGGGAtcaaataaccatggcctttcTCACATTAATAGTACTGGctcccagctgtctgatttaccattGTTGGTTATCAAAATTAATTCACAGCACATTGagtatttaaaaattatttttgataaccagccaagaaaaAGCAAACAGCTTAGAGTTGCAGCACCtaactgtctgttttatctgcaatggttatcaaaaatatgcggggctcatgtcatttttttatatatatatttattgttcaTTAACATATGAACAGTACCCAAACACTGAACTCGGACACAAACTTATTTAAAAGTATGTTTTCGAGTTTGAGCCATGAGTGTCCAGTAGGTACCCCGAACGTTACAGTTTGGATTTTCCCATCCTTAATCAAAAGTCATCTTTCCATTAGGATCACCAAGAAATAACATGTAGTCTATGAGGAATGCTGAATAAGAATGTTACATTTTCCTGCCGTGTCTCAACTGAAATAATAAAGCATTACACAGTAATGAGCTGTTACTTATATCGACTTTCTCTTCTAGACAAAAGATGAGGATCCTCTACAAAGAATTCATTAGTGGAGTATATAAAAAAAGCATCCTAGACTGGATAATTACTAAGTTATAACGTTTGAAAATATTACAGACACAGGTAAATTATAAGTAAGTTTATATTATTCGTTTTATACTTTATTCATATAAAGTGGATCCTAACAGCAAGTTATTTGCTCCAAAGTTGATATTGAAGGACAAATAATTCTAGAAATCACACAGTACATATTACAGACTTTTATACAACAAGCAGAATGTGGAAACATCTTACCTGTTCTGCGCTTTTAGAGGCTTCTTTGAGACATTCAGTCCCTTGTTCTGTATTTTCAGCATCAATCAGATTTTCCACAGGAACATTTCCACTTGGATTCATGTAAGTAAAGTCACCATCAGCAGGATCTAGcgccacacacatattatatgagtATGGTAAAGGTAAAGATCCATCACTGTACATGGAGAATGTCCTGGGATCAATTGGAGGATACAGATTTGTAGCGAGAGAAGAGAAGGCTGGTAATGGTTTTGGCTGCTTACATTTGGATATAATCGCCACCATCACAGTTATTATAAAGAGCAAGGAAATAAGTGCAAGTCCAATCACTAAGTAAAATTGTAAGTTGCTTTGAGTTTCTTCATCTTTCAGTTTGCTACTGAGCTTAGGAACAACCTGCTGAAAGTCTTCTGCAATAATAAGACTTAAGGTGGTTGTGGCAGAGAGTGTGGGATGTCCATTGTCCTTCACCATCACTACTACTTTGTAATTCAACATGTCCTTTTCGTGAAAGATACGTGATGTTCTGATCTCCCCTGTGTGCTCACTTATCACAAAATGAGTTGAGTCAGACACATGTATAAAGTGATAAGAGAGCCAGGAATTATGTCCAGAGTCTGCATCCACTGCCACCACTTTAGTTATTAACGAGCCTGGCTCAGACTCAAAAGGAACCATCTCAAACACAACTGACCCAccagtgtctggtgatgatgggtaTAATATCTTTGGTGCATTATCATTCTGGTCCACTATATGGATAAATAATGTAACATTGCTACTCAGAGAGGGGGATCCATTGTCTGAGGCTGTGACCTCTATTATACACTCCTTGTTCTGCTCATAATCAAATGATCTTTGTGCATAAAGAACTCCGGTCTCTATATTGATGGCGAGATAAGACGTCATTGATGGATTTTCTGTGGTGGTGCTGGATATTGAGTAAATTATTTTAGCATTATCTCCAGTGTCAGGATCTGAGGCTTGTATACTGAATATTGAAGCTCCTGGTAAATTGTTCTCTGGCACATAAGCCACATAAGAAGATTTGGCAAAAATTGGTGGGTTGTCATTGACATCTGAAATATCCAACCTAAGTAGTTGTGAACTGGAAAGAGGTGGCGTTCCTCTATCTGTAGCTATAATGGTGATATTGTAAGAAGATGTTTTCTCTCTGTCTATAGGAGAACTTAAAACAAGTCTATAGTAAGTGTTTAATGATAACAAATTAAAGGGAACATCTTCAAGAATTTGGCAGTCAACATCTGCATTATCTCCTGAATCTTGGTCATGGACTTCAATCAGAGCAATCATTGTTCCAGGTGTTGAGTCCTCAGGAATTGGAGAGGATAATGAGGTGATGCATATCTCAGGAGCCTTGTCATTTACGTCTATGATGTCCACCAGAACTTTACAACGGGCTACAAGGCCTCCTCCATCCTTGGCTTGTACAGATAATTCATAATCCTTTGTTACTTCAAAGTCTAAGTTTCCATTGATCTTGATTTCTCCAGAATTTGGGTTAATACTAAAAATTCCTGTATGATGGATGTTTCCAGATGTTTTAATGAAAGAGTATGTGATCTGTGCATTGACTCCTTCATCATTGTCTGTGGCATTCAACATAATCACTGTAGAATTAACTGGGATGTTTTCCTTTAAGCTGACTTTATACATATTTTGAGTAAACATAGGGGCATTGTCATTGCCATCTATAACAATGATCTTTAGTAAGGTTGTACCAGATCTGATAGGATTTCCTCCATCAAAGGCTGTTAGTATTAATCTATAAATGTCTTGTTTCTCTCGATCTAATGGTTTCTCTAGCACAAGCTCTGGATATTTACTCCCATCTGTTCTGATATCCCCAATAAGTGTAAAATACTGATTATCACTGAGCTTGTATGTCTGCACTGAATTACTAACAATATCTGGATCTTCTGCACTTTGCAAAGCAAATCTAGCTCCTGGTGATGTCAATTCAACTATTTCCAAAGTAATTGTATTATGGAAGAACTGTGGAGAATTATCATTCATATCCTGAATTTCTACTTTTATGTTAAAATTATTGAAAGGATTTTCTACCACAACATCAAAGATTAATACACATAAGGTTTCTCTCCCACACAATGTCTCTCTGTCTATCCTGTCCTTTATATACAGGTTTCCATTGTTAGGATTTACATAGAAATATTTCTCTGCAGCTCTGGATACAATCCTCAGTTTTCTAGATAAGAGCTGCTTAATATCTAATTCAAGGTCATCTGCAATATTTGCAATAACAGAGTCTTTCCTCATTTCTTCTACAATGGAATAATGAATCTGACCAGAGACTGAGTGACAAAGATAAGAAAATAAGACATATATTACTTGCCATCTGATTCCTGTGCAGCCCTGTGTAAGAGATTCCATCTTGTTTATTCTCAGTGATGATTTAGAAAATTTCCTGGTTTTATCATCCAATGTAAATGTTAAACATAAAACATGTTCATGATATCTGTTGTTCTCTTTAGATGTTGTATCTTTAGCTTATCGTCCAGGAAAATCTAGAAAATGTCTGTGGTTCTTTCTGCAGATCAGCAATGTGAGTAACAAAGGAAATTTCCATCGGATTTCTAGTTGCATTTTTCTTCTTACTGGTTAAACAGCGGCGCTCAGAGGTGAAAATACAGAATTGCAATGTCTTTTGATTTTCTTTTTACAAATCTAAATTTTAAATTGTTTAAACACATTAACTTTCATTGCTATCTTATTTATCAAACATATAGTAATCATTTCTATTTTTACTTATCTGTTTGTAATTTAAGTGTTCCTATGTTTAGTTTTTATGAAATGTGAACCAAAGGCATTTAATTTTAGAAACCCAAGAAACAgattttaaatgaaaaaaataaaatattttttttagatccCAATTGGTTGAAATACAATGTTACAAATTATTACTTTACAGTTGAAATATATAAGATATATGCTTAAAAGTCGAACATAAAAATGCATCTATTAAAGTGCACAGAATTTGTAATTGAAAACAAAGATGTATTAGATCATCATCCTTATGTATCACTCTTTAGAATAGTCTTAAAGAGGTGGTCTGGAGGCTGAAGAAGTTTCAACCTAAATTTGTATCTATTTATTGACCCAATCTGAACTAACTTCTAATATGGCTGCATTAAAAATTCCATACGCTTCCCTAACTATACTTAATTGATATTGATTTTTTTCCCCTACTTCCTGGCTGATAACACTTCCTTTAAGACCAAAATGCATGCTGGATATTCAATTGAAGCACCATCAGGGGACAGAGGCTGCTATtactgtcacagcctctgccccaTGCCTGAAACATTGCGTCATCAGTGATGCTTGTTTCATCAGCTGGGCTGGACCCTGTGCACTGTCATTGAGCGATTTACATAGACACAGCCTTTGCCCATCAGTGACGCTTGTTTTCAGTGGCTGGGCTGGTCGCTGTGCACTGTCATTGTGTGATTTACATAGACACAGCCTCTGCCCCTCAGTGATGCTTGTTTAAGGGGCTGGCCTGGTCccagtgcactgtcattgtgcgaTTTACATAGACAGACAAAGCCTCTGCCCATCAGTGACGCTTGTTTCAGGGGCTGGTCTGGCCCCTGTGCACTGTCATTGAGCGGTTTAGATAGACACAGCCTCTGCCCATCAGTGACGATTGTTTAAGGGACTGGTCTGATCCCAGTGCACTGTCATTGTGTCATTTACGTAGACACAGCCTCTTCCAATCAGTGATACTTGTTTAAAGGGCTGGTCTGGTCCCAGTGCACTGTTATTGTATGATCTACATTGACACAGCCTCTGCCCCTCAGTGATGTTTGTTTTAGGGGCTGGTCTGCTCCCTGTGTATTACCAATGGCCCCAAAGAGACTTTTGTATATTTAGCTCCATTTGGACCCCCTGTGGAAACCCCTGAGGAAACCCCTGAGGATGCTACATACACAAAATGCCCATAAAGGAGACTGGCCGGCAAGTCCTTGGCAAGCATGTAATGGACAAGGTTACTCTAAATACTATTATATAGGGATTATGATCTCATATACTTGTAAATTGTGTACTACAGAGTCTATGTGCATCCCTATATGCAATTTGAGCTTTTTAGTTCTATAACAAATTTCGCTATCAGTGGTTTTTTTTTCTGGAGGGTGCAATGCTATCACTAAATTTACATAAATATATAACAGCTTTTGAACAATACATAAGAAAGTGAGCCATGATTTGGAGAACTGCTCTGGAAACAGCTGATAGTGGAGGCTAATGATTTAGCAAAATTTGAAACAGCAGCTTATCAGGAGCTGAGAGGGAGGAGAAGATACGTGAGGTGCTAACTTCTGTATATAAATCAATGGGCTGGAGAAAGGTGGCTGGAATATTTGGAGTTAACGCCTGTACCGGAATGAAGTTAATACACACACTCAGCCAGGCACTGGTGACTGAGCTCCGTGAAAACAAGTTTTACACTGCAAGGGACTATCAGCAGATAGAataagcaagtcaattgcaaatttGCTTATTTTCTTGCTGTCTAACTAGATCAAGTTAATACCATGAGTATCCCATTTTAAGCAACTGTTCTGGCTTTCCGTGTTATAATTTATAATATTGTATGAATAACATATATAACCACATATagtggcatgtaaacgtttgggcacccctggtcaaaattactgttattgtgaacagttaagcaagtagaaaatgaaatgatcttgaaaaggcataaagttaaaaatgacacatttcctttctactttagagaaaaaaatatttaaatttaattttttacattttaaaattaacaaaaaaggcaaATGGGTCAatgcaaagtttgggcaccctgcatggttagtatctagtaggaccacctttggcaagtatcacagcttgtaaatgctttttgcaggcagccaagagtctttcaattcttatttgaggcattttcatccattctttcttGTAAAAGTCTTCCAgttatgtgagattcctggcttgttttgcatgcactgctcttttgaggtcttgcCACAGATTTTCAACATTGTTCAGATCAGCACTGTGAGAAAAATTGTACAACCTTCAGCTTGCGGCTTTTGAGGTAGCTATTGTGGGTTTTGACGTGTGTTTAGCTTCATTATCTATTTCTAGAAGccatcaacttcagcttttttacagatgttgttatgtttgcattaagaatttgttgaaattaaatttattccattcttccctctacctgaaAACTGACCCCTGTGCCTTTGTCTATAACACAACTCCAAAGCATGATTGCTCCACTGTCTTGCCTAATAGTTGGCGACATGTTCATTTCATGAATATTTGTGCCCGTTTTTCACCACACATACCTCTGATCATTGTGGCTAAAGAGGTCTACTTTAACATCATTGGTCcacaagacttaggcgggctttgcacattgcgacattgcaagccgatgctgcgatgtcgcacgcgatagtccccgccccgtcgcaggtacaatatcttgtgaaagctggctatgccggcttcacatgcactcacctgccctgcgaccgtcgctctggccggcgacctgcctccttattaagggggcgggtcatgcggcgtcactacgacgtcacacggcagtcggccaatcggagcggaggggcgaaaatgagtgggatgtaaacatcccgcccacctccttccttccgcatattctacggaagctgcggtgacgctggtaggagatgttccttgctcctgcggcttcacacacagcgatgtgtgctgccgcaggagcgaggaacaacatcggaccgtcgcgtcagcgtaattatggattacgccgacgctgcaccgatgatacgattacgacgcttttgcgctcgttaatcgtatcatcgagcctttacacactacgatgtcgcatgcgatgccggaagtacgtcattttcaatttgaccccaccgacatcgcacctgcgatgtcgtagtgtgcaaagcccgcctaatttcccaaatacatcaggcttgtttagatgttttttGTATACTTCTAAAGCTGAATTTTAtgttgaggacgcaggagaggtttttttCTAATGACTCTTCCATGAAAGGCCATATTTTTGCAGGTGTCTCtgtacagtagaacaatgtaccacaactccagagtctgctaaacatTCCTGAAGGGTTTTCGCAGgcagcaggggttctgatttgcctctgtaGCAATCCTAGAGTCTAGAATCTAGTAATAGCAACTCTCACACAAATTTAGCTTGGTCTTTAACTT
Protein-coding sequences here:
- the LOC142303207 gene encoding protocadherin gamma-B1-like isoform X6: MESLTQGCTGIRWQVIYVLFSYLCHSVSGQIHYSIVEEMRKDSVIANIADDLELDIKQLLSRKLRIVSRAAEKYFYVNPNNGNLYIKDRIDRETLCGRETLCVLIFDVVVENPFNNFNIKVEIQDMNDNSPQFFHNTITLEIVELTSPGARFALQSAEDPDIVSNSVQTYKLSDNQYFTLIGDIRTDGSKYPELVLEKPLDREKQDIYRLILTAFDGGNPIRSGTTLLKIIVIDGNDNAPMFTQNMYKVSLKENIPVNSTVIMLNATDNDEGVNAQITYSFIKTSGNIHHTGIFSINPNSGEIKINGNLDFEVTKDYELSVQAKDGGGLVARCKVLVDIIDVNDKAPEICITSLSSPIPEDSTPGTMIALIEVHDQDSGDNADVDCQILEDVPFNLLSLNTYYRLVLSSPIDREKTSSYNITIIATDRGTPPLSSSQLLRLDISDVNDNPPIFAKSSYVAYVPENNLPGASIFSIQASDPDTGDNAKIIYSISSTTTENPSMTSYLAINIETGVLYAQRSFDYEQNKECIIEVTASDNGSPSLSSNVTLFIHIVDQNDNAPKILYPSSPDTGGSVVFEMVPFESEPGSLITKVVAVDADSGHNSWLSYHFIHVSDSTHFVISEHTGEIRTSRIFHEKDMLNYKVVVMVKDNGHPTLSATTTLSLIIAEDFQQVVPKLSSKLKDEETQSNLQFYLVIGLALISLLFIITVMVAIISKCKQPKPLPAFSSLATNLYPPIDPRTFSMYSDGSLPLPYSYNMCVALDPADGDFTYMNPSGNVPVENLIDAENTEQGTECLKEASKSAEQVMNLPARQGPQTYFMKH